The DNA window GTCCGCATGCCCGGCTCGATGGAAGCTTCGGCCTGGGCCGGAGGCTGCTGTGCCACGTGTGGTGAGGCAGCCAGCACGGCGAGCGAAAGCAGCGGCGCCGGACGCTGTCCGACGGGGCAAGTGGGTGCAGACACGCGGAACATGACCCCGAAATCCGGCGCACCGGACGGCTCTAGGGCGCGGCAGGTGGCGTGCGCCCAGCGTGTGCGATTCTATATGGGAATCAGTTGCATTGACAGGCGACGCGACCACCCTGTGGGCGCGTCGGGGCGTGTGGCGCCGCCCCGGGGCCGGCGCCACACGCGGCGAAGTCAGCCGGCCAGCTTGGCCTTCACCAGCTTGGAGACCACGCCCATGTCGGCCTGACCGGCCAGCTGCGGCTTGAGCACGCCCATCAGCTTGCCCATGTCGGCCGGGCCGCTGGCGCCGGTCTGGGCGATGGCCGCGTCGATCGCGGCGCCAATCGCAGCCTCGTCCAGCTTGGCCGGCAGGTAGCCGTCGATCACGACCAGCTCGGCACGCTCGATCGCGGCCAGGTCCTCGCGCCCGGCGGCCTCGTACTGGCTGACCGAATCCTTGCGCTGCTTGACCATCTTTTCCAGCACGGCCAGCACCGCTGCGTCGTCCAGTTCGATGCGCTCGTCCACTTCCCGCTGCTTGATCGCCGCGTTGATCAGGCGGATCACGCCCAGGCGGTCCTTTTCGCCGGCCTTCATGGCCGTCTTCATGTCATCGGTGAGCTGCTGCTTGAGGGTCATGGGAAAACTCCTGGCGAACGCGCGCGGCATGGGCCGCGCGAAAAGGAAACGAAGGGACGACAAAAAGCCGGCGACGCTCACGCGTGCCGGCTCTTGGTCTGGCTTTCCGTCGATGGCCGCAAGCGGCCATCGCGCGGAACGACCTGCCGTCGCTCAGTACAGGCGCTGGCGCTTGGTGACGTCGCGCGAGGAGCGACGCAGCTGGCGCTTCACCGCGGCAGCGGCCTTGCGCTTACGCTCCTGGGTCGGCTTTTCATAAAATTCGCGCTTGCGGGTTTCGGCCAGCACGCCGGCCTTTTCGCAGGTGCGCTTGAAACGACGGAGCGCAAACTCGAAGGGCTCGTTTTCGCGGACTTTGACGCTGGGCATGGAATCTCCGGGACACAAAAGTACCGGGATCAAACCCGGTGAGCCGCGCACTATAACGGCTCGATTGGGGCCGTGCAAGTACGCGTGGCTGGAAAAGCCAATGGCCCGGGCGCATCCTTGTGCCCATGAAAGTCCTCGGCATCGAAACCTCCTGCGACGAAACCGGCGTAGCCGTCTACGACACCGCCCTGACCGGCGCGGCCGGGCTGCGCGCCCACGCGGTCTATAGCCAGATCGCCCTGCATGCGCAGTACGGCGGTGTGGTCCCGGAACTGGCCAGCCGCGACCACGTGCGCAAGCTGCTGCCGCTGATCCGCCAGACCCTGGACGAGGCGGGACTGTCCACGCGCGAGCTGGATGGCGTGGCCTATACCGCCGGCCCCGGGCTGGTTGGCGCGCTGCTGGTCGGGGCGGGCGTGGCCCGCTCGCTGGCCTGGGCCTTGGACCTGCCGGCCATCGGCGTGCATCACATGGAAGGCCACCTGCTGGCGCCGCTGATGGAGGACGATCCGCCGCAGGCGCCGTTCGTGGCGCTGCTGGTGTCCGGCGGGCATACCCAGTTGGTCGCCGTGGAGCGGATCGGGGAATACCGGCTGTTGGGCGAGACCCTGGACGATGCGGCCGGCGAGGCCTTCGACAAGACCGCCAAGTTGATGGGCCTGCCGTATCCGGGCGGTCCGCAGCTGGCCAGGCTGGCCGAAACCGGCACGCCCGGCGCCTATAGGTTCTCGCGCCCGATGACCGATCGGCCGGGCCTGGATTTCAGTTTCTCCGGCCTGAAGACCCAGGTACTGCTGGCCTGGCGCGACAGCGACCAGTCCGAGACCACGCGCGCTGACATCGCGCGTGGGTTCGAGGACGCGGTGGTGGACACTCTGGCCATCAAGTGCGAGCGCGCGCTGGATGCGGCCGGTAGCGACACCCTGGTGATCGCCGGTGGCGTCGGTGCCAACAAGCGCCTGCGCGCCAAGCTCCAGGCGATGTGCGCACAGCGCGGTGGACGCGCCTGCTTCCCGCGACCGGCGCTGTGCACCGACA is part of the Pseudoxanthomonas sp. JBR18 genome and encodes:
- a CDS encoding GatB/YqeY domain-containing protein; the protein is MTLKQQLTDDMKTAMKAGEKDRLGVIRLINAAIKQREVDERIELDDAAVLAVLEKMVKQRKDSVSQYEAAGREDLAAIERAELVVIDGYLPAKLDEAAIGAAIDAAIAQTGASGPADMGKLMGVLKPQLAGQADMGVVSKLVKAKLAG
- the tsaD gene encoding tRNA (adenosine(37)-N6)-threonylcarbamoyltransferase complex transferase subunit TsaD — its product is MKVLGIETSCDETGVAVYDTALTGAAGLRAHAVYSQIALHAQYGGVVPELASRDHVRKLLPLIRQTLDEAGLSTRELDGVAYTAGPGLVGALLVGAGVARSLAWALDLPAIGVHHMEGHLLAPLMEDDPPQAPFVALLVSGGHTQLVAVERIGEYRLLGETLDDAAGEAFDKTAKLMGLPYPGGPQLARLAETGTPGAYRFSRPMTDRPGLDFSFSGLKTQVLLAWRDSDQSETTRADIARGFEDAVVDTLAIKCERALDAAGSDTLVIAGGVGANKRLRAKLQAMCAQRGGRACFPRPALCTDNGAMIAFAGALRLEAGQRSDAQVQVTPRWDMATLPSVA
- the rpsU gene encoding 30S ribosomal protein S21; amino-acid sequence: MPSVKVRENEPFEFALRRFKRTCEKAGVLAETRKREFYEKPTQERKRKAAAAVKRQLRRSSRDVTKRQRLY